In one window of Candidatus Binatia bacterium DNA:
- a CDS encoding cation:proton antiporter: MPDHGFLTDFLLILAVALPIAVVFTRLQLPSLVGFLLAGAVIGPHGFGWIDQSQTVSALADVGLILLLFVVGLELSLAQLSQLGGRILLAGIAQLFLTGLLIVVAVRAGGVGGTVPLLAAFVAVHSSTAIVLKVLSDRKQIDALHGRICLGIALIQDLSLLPIMLVLRGLGSAQVWTWEAIGRVTLQSVLGLGLVVFAARLLLPALLRRIVAMRSREVFTGTIVVVALGTAWVAGQFGLSLAVGALIAGLVISESEYAHAVVADVLPFRDTLNSIFFISIGMLVPIPAVISEFPFFIGSAVAVLVGKAAIVFAIVRLLYRSSRVAFQVAIALASMSELAFVLLQAARELALIDHSLYERFAAVAVLTMLPTPFLVTWSEPIWSWLAHRWRTRAPGPSQPAENSLAPHVVIVGYGLNGENLARVLRATGIPFVVVELDPRRARSARAQAAPVVYGDATKPQVLRAAGVERAQVVVIAISDVQATRRIVSQVRHLAPQVPIIVRTRYVAEIEELRRLGATEVIPEEFETSVEIFARVLRLLRVPRNIINAQIDLIRREGYSMLRGLELPRQTLDQLDAILAATTTESFLVTRDSPLCGKSLRDLRLRKETGATVIAIVRNGKPLTNPEPDEPIHAGDILVLVGSHEQLDRALQRLSEPAGTG; this comes from the coding sequence ATGCCGGATCACGGTTTTCTCACCGACTTTTTGTTGATTCTGGCCGTGGCACTGCCGATTGCGGTGGTGTTCACCCGATTGCAACTGCCGTCCCTGGTTGGGTTCCTCCTCGCTGGCGCGGTGATCGGTCCGCACGGATTCGGGTGGATCGACCAAAGCCAAACGGTCTCCGCATTGGCCGACGTGGGGCTGATTTTGCTGCTGTTTGTTGTGGGCTTGGAGCTTTCCCTCGCTCAGCTCTCCCAACTCGGAGGGCGAATTCTCCTGGCTGGCATCGCCCAGCTTTTCCTGACTGGTCTGCTCATCGTCGTTGCGGTCCGCGCCGGTGGTGTCGGCGGCACCGTGCCACTGCTTGCTGCCTTCGTCGCCGTGCACTCGAGCACTGCGATCGTGCTCAAGGTGCTGAGCGATCGTAAGCAAATCGACGCCTTGCACGGGCGGATCTGCTTGGGCATCGCGCTCATCCAAGACCTGTCATTGCTGCCGATCATGCTGGTGCTCCGCGGTCTTGGCTCCGCGCAAGTGTGGACATGGGAAGCCATTGGCCGCGTGACATTGCAGTCGGTGCTCGGACTCGGCCTGGTCGTTTTTGCCGCGCGCTTGCTTCTCCCCGCACTTCTCCGCCGCATCGTGGCGATGCGCAGCCGCGAGGTGTTTACGGGGACGATCGTCGTCGTCGCCCTCGGCACGGCCTGGGTTGCGGGGCAATTTGGCTTGTCACTTGCCGTCGGTGCACTGATTGCCGGGTTGGTGATTAGCGAATCGGAGTATGCGCACGCCGTCGTGGCCGACGTGCTTCCTTTCCGAGACACACTCAACAGCATCTTTTTCATCTCCATTGGCATGCTGGTGCCGATCCCGGCGGTGATCAGTGAATTCCCGTTCTTTATTGGCTCGGCGGTGGCCGTACTGGTCGGCAAGGCTGCCATCGTGTTTGCCATCGTGCGCTTGCTCTACCGCTCGAGCCGCGTTGCCTTCCAGGTGGCCATCGCGTTGGCTTCGATGAGCGAGCTGGCCTTCGTGTTGTTACAAGCGGCGCGCGAGCTCGCACTGATCGACCATTCTCTTTACGAGCGCTTCGCTGCCGTAGCCGTGCTGACGATGCTTCCTACCCCGTTTCTCGTCACCTGGAGCGAACCCATTTGGTCGTGGTTGGCGCATCGCTGGCGCACCCGGGCTCCGGGTCCCTCTCAGCCAGCAGAGAACTCGCTTGCGCCCCATGTGGTCATTGTCGGCTATGGCCTGAACGGCGAAAACCTGGCTCGGGTGCTGCGGGCCACCGGGATTCCCTTCGTCGTCGTGGAACTCGATCCGCGCCGCGCTCGGAGCGCGCGCGCGCAAGCAGCCCCGGTGGTGTACGGTGATGCGACCAAGCCGCAAGTGCTGCGGGCAGCCGGGGTCGAACGGGCACAAGTGGTCGTGATCGCCATCTCCGATGTCCAAGCTACGCGCCGCATCGTGTCGCAGGTGCGACATTTGGCACCGCAAGTGCCCATCATTGTTCGCACCCGGTATGTGGCTGAGATCGAGGAGCTCCGCCGGCTCGGGGCCACCGAGGTCATTCCCGAGGAGTTCGAGACCTCGGTGGAAATTTTCGCGCGCGTGCTGCGGTTGTTGCGGGTGCCGCGCAACATCATTAACGCGCAAATCGACCTCATTCGCCGCGAAGGCTACAGCATGTTGCGGGGGCTCGAACTACCGCGCCAAACGCTCGACCAACTCGATGCCATCCTGGCGGCAACCACAACCGAATCCTTTCTGGTTACGCGCGATTCTCCTTTGTGCGGAAAGAGCTTGCGCGACCTACGTTTACGCAAGGAAACCGGCGCAACGGTGATCGCGATCGTCCGCAACGGCAAGCCGCTGACCAACCCTGAGCCAGACGAACCCATTCACGCTGGTGACATCTTGGTTCTCGTTGGCTCTCACGAACAACTCGACCGTGCCTTGCAGCGGCTCAGCGAACCGGCAGGAACGGGCTGA
- a CDS encoding methyltransferase — protein sequence MVPEESSQHLALHSGLRADAVECLRAWCKQLRRHRFTRHTIQQAVGVQYADELSASDREGWLARLEGRSDATSVWLRLFWLEASVRAEIVASHAGPLLALGRKSGLLRQRGRFVQATLRAEAADGLVVWADRRFADPVRKALVRRAGDPVYPPSADSFQLAHILPPLAGSRFLDLCTGSGVIALIAAKARAKAVGVDVDPRAVTMARLNAAANNLRSVQFAVGDLYAPVASQRFHCIAANPPFVCSPYATAPKYHSGGPHGDAVLQRVLAGWAEHLHRGGRAVAISQVGLRRGETLSERARSWLQAFDGRCLVVEFARADALTFAAAQASFAIAEGMPSYRRELQRWVRFLARHGVHEVAAVLVAAERSGVHHLEVVSAVPVVVPVPLNKAATQVVRDWWSHGHT from the coding sequence ATGGTACCCGAGGAATCGTCGCAACATCTTGCCCTGCACTCGGGATTGCGCGCGGACGCAGTGGAGTGCCTGCGCGCTTGGTGCAAGCAGTTGCGGCGCCACCGCTTCACGCGCCACACGATTCAACAAGCCGTCGGCGTGCAGTATGCCGACGAGCTCTCGGCTTCCGACCGTGAGGGCTGGCTGGCGCGTCTCGAGGGGCGCAGTGACGCAACCAGCGTGTGGCTGCGCCTGTTCTGGCTCGAAGCATCGGTGCGTGCCGAGATCGTGGCCAGCCACGCTGGTCCCCTACTCGCCCTTGGCCGCAAGAGTGGTCTTTTGCGCCAACGAGGCCGCTTCGTGCAAGCCACTTTGCGCGCCGAGGCAGCTGACGGACTCGTAGTTTGGGCCGACCGCCGCTTTGCCGATCCCGTTCGCAAAGCCCTAGTTCGCCGCGCCGGTGATCCGGTTTACCCGCCGAGTGCCGACTCCTTCCAGCTCGCGCACATCTTGCCGCCTCTCGCCGGTAGTCGCTTTCTCGACCTCTGCACAGGTTCGGGCGTCATTGCCCTGATTGCGGCCAAAGCGAGAGCAAAGGCCGTCGGTGTGGACGTGGACCCACGCGCCGTAACCATGGCCCGGCTCAATGCCGCAGCGAACAACCTGCGCTCAGTGCAATTTGCCGTGGGCGACCTCTACGCGCCCGTTGCATCGCAGCGCTTTCACTGCATCGCCGCAAACCCACCATTTGTGTGCTCTCCCTACGCCACCGCTCCGAAGTACCACAGCGGCGGCCCCCACGGCGATGCGGTTTTGCAGCGTGTCCTTGCGGGCTGGGCCGAGCATCTCCATCGCGGGGGCAGGGCGGTTGCGATTAGCCAGGTCGGGCTCCGCCGCGGCGAGACGTTGAGCGAGCGCGCACGCTCGTGGCTACAAGCCTTCGACGGGCGCTGTTTAGTTGTGGAGTTCGCCCGTGCCGACGCGCTGACGTTCGCGGCTGCGCAAGCGAGCTTTGCGATTGCGGAGGGAATGCCCAGCTATCGCCGCGAGTTGCAGCGCTGGGTGCGGTTTCTTGCGCGCCATGGCGTGCACGAGGTTGCCGCTGTGCTGGTAGCCGCGGAGCGGTCGGGCGTTCATCATCTCGAAGTGGTCAGCGCTGTTCCGGTGGTTGTGCCGGTGCCGCTGAACAAGGCAGCCACCCAAGTGGTGCGCGACTGGTGGAGCCACGGACACACGTGA